Proteins found in one Triticum urartu cultivar G1812 chromosome 4, Tu2.1, whole genome shotgun sequence genomic segment:
- the LOC125550186 gene encoding protein TsetseEP-like: MARHGLLAVLLVGVVAASTFHQASAAGRGLAAVKKFAEPKPKPEPKPEPMPKPMPHSEPEPCKPEPMPKPKPKPGPKPELGPKPEPMPKLKPKPKPKPCSKPKPKPKPEPMPKPEPKSEAKPKPEPKPKPPSKCKPPTTHS, encoded by the coding sequence ATGGCGAGGCATGGCCTCCTCGCCGTGCTCCTCGTCGGGGTAGTGGCAGCATCCACTTTCCACCAAGCATCCGCTGCTGGCCGAGGCCTTGCTGCCGTCAAGAAGTTTGCGGAGCCAAAGCCAAAGCCAGAACCCAAACCAGAGCCAATGCCAAAACCTATGCCACACTCAGAGCCGGAGCCTTGCAAACCTGAACCGATGCCCAAACCCAAACCAAAGCCTGGACCCAAGCCAGAACTTGGACCAAAGCCCGAGCCGATGCCAAAACTGAAGCCAAAGCCCAAGCCCAAGCCCTGCTCCAAACCAAAGCCAAAGCCTAAGCCCGAGCCCATGCCGAAACCTGAACCAAAGTCGGAGGCCAAGCCTAAACCTGAACCGAAACCGAAGCCGCCTTCAAAGTGCAAACCACCGACCACTCACAGTTGA
- the LOC125550185 gene encoding inorganic phosphate transporter 1-11-like, with translation MAENGAGGGGGQNLAVLDALDSARTQMYHMKAIVIAGMGFFTDAYDLFCITTVSKLLGRLYYPDSNADIGKPGTMPVRINNMVTGVALVGTLMGQLVFGYFGDKLGRKRVYGITLVLMAVCAIGSGLSFGSSASAVIGTLCFFRFWLGFGIGGDYPLSATIMSEYANKKTRGAFIAAVFAMQGVGIIFAGLVSMIVSAIFLHYNPAPAWDAHHGLTVDGQMDQWPGADYMWRVVLMLGAFPAVATFYWRMKMPETARYTALIEGNAKQATNDMQKVLEIRIDEEQEKLSKFRAANEYSLLSMEFARRHGLHLIGTTTTWFLLDIAFYSQNLTQKDIFPAINLTGTPGSMNALKEVFVISRAMFLIALFGTFPGYWVTVALIDKMGRYLIQLLGFFMMSLFMLVMGIKYEYLKDKGHALFAILYALTFFFANFGPNSTTFVLPAELFPTRVRSTCHAISAASGKAGAIVAAFGVQTLTLKGDPKHMKQALILLSVTNMFGFFFTFLVPETMGRSLEEISGEDGNVAGAAAGHVDKDVEKAPPSSTEWQPPSSMN, from the exons ATGGCGGAGAATGGGGCGGGCGGCGGAGGGGGGCAGAACCTCGCGGTGCTGGACGCTCTGGACTCGGCGCGCACCCAGATGTACCACATGAAGGCCATCGTCATCGCGGGCATGGGCTTCTTCACCGACGCCTACGACCTCTTCTGCATCACCACCGTCTCCAAGCTGCTCGGCCGCCTCTACTACCCGGACAGCAACGCCGACATCGGCAAACCCGGCACCATGCCCGTGCGCATCAACAACATGGTCACGGGGGTCGCGCTCGTCGGCACCCTCATGGGCCAGCTCGTCTTCGGCTACTTCGGGGACAAGCTCGGCCGCAAGCGCGTCTACGGGATCACGCTCGTCCTCATGGCCGTGTGCGCCATCGGCTCCGGCCTCTCCTTCGGGAGCTCTGCCAGCGCCGTCATCGGCACGCTCTGCTTCTTCCGCTTCTGGCTCGGCTTCGGCATCGGCGGGGACTACCCGCTGTCCGCCACAATCATGTCCGAGTACGCCAACAAGAAGACCCGCGGCGCCTTCATCGCCGCCGTCTTCGCCATGCAGGGCGTCGGCATCATCTTCGCGGGCCTCGTGTCCATGATCGTCTCCGCCATTTTCCTCCACTACAACCCTGCACCGGCGTGGGATGCGCACCATGGCCTGACGGTTGATGGTCAAATGGATCAGTGGCCCGGGGCGGACTACATGTGGCGCGTCGTGCTCATGCTCGGGGCGTTCCCCGCGGTGGCCACCTTCTACTGGCGGATGAAGATGCCCGAGACCGCCAGGTACACCGCTCTCATCGAGGGTAACGCCAAGCAGGCTACCAACGACATGCAGAAAGTGCTGGAGATCCGCATCGACGAGGAGCAGGAGAAGCTCTCCAAGTTTAGGGCGGCCAACGAATACTCTCTGCTGTCCATGGAGTTTGCGCGGCGTCACGGCTTGCACCTCATCGGCACCACCACCACGTGGTTCCTCCTCGACATCGCCTTCTACAGCCAGAACCTGACACAAAAGGACATCTTCCCAGCCATCAACCTCACCGGCACCCCGGGCTCCATGAACGCGCTCAAAGAGGTGTTCGTGATATCACGAGCCATGTTCCTCATCGCCCTCTTCGGCACTTTCCCCGGTTACTGGGTCACCGTGGCACTCATCGACAAGATGGGAAg GTACTTGATCCAGCTCCTTGGTTTCTTCATGATGTCCCTGTTCATGCTAGTGATGGGCATCAAATACGAATACCTCAAGGACAAGGGCCACGCCCTGTTCGCCATCCTCTACGCGCTCACATTCTTCTTCGCAAACTTCGGCCCCAACAGCACCACCTTCGTGCTGCCGGCCGAGCTATTCCCCACGCGTGTCCGCTCTACATGCCACGCCATCAGCGCCGCGTCGGGCAAGGCAGGCGCCATCGTTGCCGCCTTCGGGGTGCAGACCCTCACCCTCAAGGGCGACCCCAAGCACATGAAGCAGGCGCTCATCCTTCTCTCTGTCACCAACATGTTCGGCTTCTTCTTCACCTTCCTCGTCCCTGAGACGATGGGCCGATCGCTCGAAGAGATCTCCGGCGAGGACGGCAACGTTGCCGGCGCCGCCGCTGGGCATGTGGACAAGGACGTCGAAAAGGCCCCTCCTTCAAGCACCGAATGGCAGCCACCATCGTCCATGAATTAA